A window of Bacteroidota bacterium contains these coding sequences:
- the rpsK gene encoding 30S ribosomal protein S11 translates to MAKATATQQPVSAKAAAKKRVVRVDSYGDAHITASFNNIIISLTNKNGQVISWSSAGKMGFKGSKKNTPYAAQMAAADAAKTAMDAGLKRVDVFVKGPGSGREGAIRAISQSGIDIVMIKDVTPLPHNGCRPPKKRRV, encoded by the coding sequence ATGGCAAAAGCAACAGCAACACAGCAGCCGGTAAGCGCAAAGGCTGCCGCAAAGAAAAGAGTTGTAAGAGTGGACTCATACGGTGATGCACACATTACAGCAAGCTTCAACAACATCATCATCAGCTTAACAAACAAAAACGGCCAGGTTATTTCCTGGAGCAGTGCTGGTAAAATGGGTTTCAAGGGTTCTAAGAAGAACACTCCCTATGCCGCACAGATGGCAGCAGCAGATGCAGCTAAAACCGCAATGGATGCTGGTTTGAAAAGAGTAGACGTTTTTGTAAAAGGTCCGGGATCTGGCCGTGAAGGTGCCATCCGTGCCATTTCACAAAGTGGTATTGATATCGTGATGATCAAAGACGTGACGCCGCTTCCACATAATGGTTGCCGTCCGCCGAAGAAAAGAAGAGTTTAA
- a CDS encoding 50S ribosomal protein L36: MKVRASIKKRSADCKIVRRKGKLYVINKKNPRFKQRQG; this comes from the coding sequence ATGAAAGTAAGAGCATCAATTAAAAAGCGCAGCGCTGATTGCAAAATCGTTCGTCGTAAAGGCAAGCTGTATGTAATTAACAAAAAGAATCCCCGCTTCAAGCAGCGCCAGGGATAA
- a CDS encoding ABC transporter permease — protein sequence MRTLKFILRKEFRQIFRDPGILRVILIMPVIQLLILPWAADYEIKNIKLAVVDHDHSEYSRQLRNKITSSGYFILTDYSASYEHALEEIEKDNADLVLQIPDRFEKDLVKENEAKLFIALNAINGTKANLGGAYLRTIIQDFNKEVRAEWIQFPKFSPETQIEITSSNWFNPLLNYKYFMVPGILVILLTMVGSNLAAINIVKEKEIGTIEQINVTPIKKFHFILGKLLPFWILGLVVLTIGLTIARLAYGIIPAGSFFTIYVFAAVYLLAVLGLGLLISTYSVNQQQAMLLSFFLMMIFILLGGLYTSIDSMPEWAKWITRFNPVSYFIEVMRMVVLKGSNLADIKYHLLKMGGFAVVFNGWAIISYHKRS from the coding sequence ATGAGAACTTTAAAATTCATATTACGTAAAGAGTTTCGCCAAATATTCCGTGATCCCGGAATACTGCGGGTAATTCTTATCATGCCTGTAATCCAGTTACTGATTTTGCCCTGGGCGGCAGATTATGAAATTAAAAACATCAAGCTTGCTGTCGTTGATCATGATCATTCCGAATATTCACGTCAATTGAGGAATAAGATCACTTCATCAGGATATTTTATTCTTACTGATTATTCGGCCTCCTATGAACATGCCCTGGAAGAAATAGAAAAAGATAATGCAGATCTTGTTTTACAAATACCTGATCGTTTTGAAAAAGACCTGGTCAAAGAAAACGAAGCCAAGCTTTTCATTGCATTAAATGCCATCAACGGAACAAAAGCAAATCTTGGCGGAGCCTACCTGCGAACGATCATCCAGGATTTTAACAAGGAAGTAAGGGCCGAGTGGATTCAGTTTCCAAAATTCAGTCCCGAAACACAAATAGAAATAACATCATCCAACTGGTTCAATCCGTTGCTGAATTATAAATACTTCATGGTGCCTGGCATACTTGTTATTTTATTGACCATGGTAGGTTCCAATCTCGCTGCTATTAATATTGTAAAAGAAAAAGAGATCGGCACCATTGAGCAGATCAATGTGACCCCAATAAAGAAATTTCACTTTATCCTTGGAAAACTTTTGCCTTTTTGGATCCTGGGATTGGTCGTACTCACCATTGGGTTAACAATTGCAAGGCTGGCATATGGGATTATTCCTGCCGGAAGCTTTTTTACTATCTATGTTTTTGCTGCTGTTTATCTCCTCGCAGTTTTAGGTTTGGGTTTACTTATTTCGACCTATTCCGTCAATCAGCAGCAAGCCATGTTACTCTCCTTTTTCTTAATGATGATCTTTATATTGCTTGGTGGTCTCTATACATCTATCGATAGCATGCCGGAATGGGCTAAATGGATAACCAGGTTCAATCCGGTGTCTTATTTTATTGAAGTCATGCGAATGGTGGTCTTAAAAGGAAGTAATCTTGCTGATATTAAGTACCACTTACTGAAAATGGGTGGCTTCGCTGTAGTGTTCAATGGCTGGGCAATTATCAGCTACCACAAAAGAAGTTGA
- a CDS encoding NUDIX domain-containing protein: protein MITSLPCAGLIYIEDKKLLLAFSKNKQCFYLPGGKIDEGETAATALCREIAEELNVYLQEDELEFYTHISAQAYGEKNGVIMEQDCFLAEKTEEPEASAEIGELRYFTLKEYLAEKNKAPGAVMVLELLKEDELID, encoded by the coding sequence ATGATAACATCTCTTCCTTGTGCCGGTCTTATTTATATTGAAGACAAAAAATTATTACTGGCTTTCAGTAAAAATAAACAATGTTTCTATCTACCGGGTGGTAAAATAGATGAAGGCGAAACCGCTGCCACAGCATTATGCCGCGAAATAGCGGAAGAACTGAATGTCTATCTCCAGGAAGATGAATTGGAATTTTATACACATATCTCAGCCCAGGCTTATGGTGAAAAAAATGGAGTGATAATGGAGCAGGACTGTTTCCTGGCTGAGAAAACAGAGGAACCCGAAGCTTCGGCAGAAATTGGTGAGTTAAGATATTTTACATTAAAAGAATATTTAGCTGAAAAAAATAAAGCTCCCGGCGCTGTAATGGTGCTTGAACTTTTAAAAGAAGATGAACTTATTGATTGA
- a CDS encoding TetR/AcrR family transcriptional regulator, producing the protein MVKKKKNIKDGSAEEKILAAAQKVFMTKGMAGARMQDIANEAGINKALLHYYFTDKDKLFEVVFLAEAQKFFPKINAIFNSDIPLFGKIENFVTEYIDEMQENPFLPWFVMNEINRDPDQFMYKIWGKENLPKPAKFLEQIEAEIKRGTIKRIQPLHLLMNLLSMTIFPFVAKPMMTRNLRLSEAQFKQIMEQRKTEIPKFIIDSIKK; encoded by the coding sequence ATGGTTAAAAAGAAAAAAAATATTAAGGATGGCTCTGCTGAAGAAAAGATCCTGGCAGCAGCTCAAAAGGTGTTCATGACAAAAGGCATGGCGGGTGCCCGTATGCAGGATATAGCAAATGAAGCTGGTATTAATAAAGCATTACTGCATTATTATTTCACGGATAAAGACAAATTGTTTGAAGTTGTATTCCTTGCCGAAGCCCAGAAATTTTTTCCTAAGATCAATGCTATCTTCAATTCAGATATCCCACTTTTTGGAAAGATTGAAAATTTTGTAACCGAATATATTGATGAAATGCAGGAGAACCCTTTCCTGCCATGGTTTGTAATGAATGAGATCAACCGTGACCCGGATCAGTTTATGTATAAAATTTGGGGCAAGGAAAATTTGCCAAAACCCGCAAAATTTCTTGAACAGATCGAAGCAGAAATTAAGAGGGGGACTATCAAAAGAATTCAACCCCTTCATTTGCTCATGAATCTTTTATCCATGACGATTTTTCCCTTTGTTGCCAAACCAATGATGACTAGGAACCTGCGGTTGAGCGAGGCGCAGTTTAAACAAATAATGGAACAACGGAAAACAGAGATTCCGAAATTTATTATTGACTCTATTAAGAAATAG
- a CDS encoding homogentisate 1,2-dioxygenase, whose protein sequence is MSHYYTLGSIPHKRHTQFRKPDGSLYAEQLFSTEGFSDDYSLLYHCHPPTQIIKTEPQVDVSPIIAEEKMLQHRSFESFKVPPIKDYLSSRVPVLVNNDCHIVLAAPQQSMYNYFYKNTDADEMIFVHEGSGTVHTQYGELPFSYGDYIVLPRGTIYQIEFKDEKNRLFIVESFTPLRFPKRYMSKFGQLMEHAPYCERDMRPPQNLKTFDEKGDYLIKAKKKGMLYGLHYGTHPFDVIGWDGCCYPYIFSIHDFEPITGRVHQPPPVHQTFETNAFVVCSFVPRLFDYHPNAIPAPYNHSNIDSDEVIYYVDGEFMSRKNVTKGMITLHPAGIPHGPHPGAVEKSIGAKETKELAVMVDTFRPLMLTKQALDIENKDYVMSWAE, encoded by the coding sequence ATGTCTCATTACTATACACTCGGATCCATTCCGCACAAACGCCATACACAATTCCGCAAGCCAGATGGAAGCCTGTATGCCGAACAACTTTTTTCAACAGAAGGCTTCAGCGATGATTATTCATTATTGTATCACTGTCACCCGCCAACACAAATAATAAAAACCGAACCACAAGTAGATGTATCGCCCATCATAGCAGAAGAAAAAATGTTGCAGCACCGCAGTTTCGAAAGCTTTAAAGTGCCGCCGATAAAAGATTATCTGTCGAGCCGGGTACCAGTGCTGGTGAATAACGATTGTCATATTGTACTCGCTGCACCACAGCAAAGCATGTATAATTATTTTTATAAAAACACAGATGCAGATGAAATGATATTTGTACATGAAGGCAGCGGCACTGTGCATACACAATATGGCGAATTGCCATTTAGTTATGGGGATTATATTGTTTTGCCCAGGGGTACTATTTATCAAATAGAATTCAAGGATGAGAAGAATCGTTTGTTTATTGTAGAATCATTTACTCCGCTGCGTTTTCCCAAAAGATATATGAGTAAGTTTGGTCAACTGATGGAACATGCTCCTTACTGCGAACGGGATATGAGGCCGCCGCAGAATTTAAAAACCTTTGATGAAAAAGGGGATTACCTCATTAAGGCAAAGAAAAAAGGAATGCTATACGGTTTGCATTATGGCACGCATCCTTTTGATGTAATAGGCTGGGATGGATGCTGCTACCCGTATATTTTTTCAATTCATGATTTTGAGCCCATCACAGGCCGTGTACATCAACCGCCGCCAGTACACCAGACTTTTGAAACCAATGCTTTTGTTGTGTGTTCATTTGTGCCACGATTATTCGATTATCATCCCAATGCTATACCTGCGCCATACAATCATAGCAATATCGATAGTGATGAAGTGATCTACTATGTGGACGGAGAATTTATGAGCCGTAAAAATGTAACAAAGGGAATGATAACACTACATCCTGCAGGTATTCCGCACGGGCCACACCCTGGTGCTGTTGAAAAAAGCATTGGGGCTAAAGAAACAAAAGAATTGGCTGTAATGGTTGATACTTTCCGTCCACTGATGCTAACTAAACAGGCTTTGGATATTGAGAACAAGGATTATGTAATGAGTTGGGCGGAGTAG
- a CDS encoding ABC transporter permease yields the protein MKQFFAFVKKEFFHIWRDKRTMFILLGMPVVQIVIFGFALTNEVKNANIAILDNSKDAATTSLTTQLDASRYFALERNIVTYKQIEEEFRKGKIKLAIVFPQHFGEDLQHFNKAQVQIIADAADPNTGNQLTNYATAIINDYQNRITNDRKLPYTINTEMRMLYNPQLKGAFNFVPGVMAMVLLLVCTMMTAITIVKEKEMGTMEVMLVSPMRPQLVVIAKAVPYLLLSTINIATILLLSVFALELPINGSIGLLAFESILFTLVSLSLGLLISARAASQQTAMFISLVALFLPTIMLSGFMFPVENMPLPLRIISNIVPAKWFYIIVKSVMIKGLSIAGVWKETLILAGMMTFFLTMAIKRFKIRLA from the coding sequence ATGAAACAATTTTTTGCATTTGTAAAAAAGGAATTCTTTCACATCTGGCGGGACAAAAGAACTATGTTCATCCTGCTCGGGATGCCTGTCGTACAAATCGTAATATTTGGATTCGCTTTAACCAATGAAGTAAAGAATGCAAACATTGCAATACTTGATAATTCTAAAGATGCAGCCACTACATCGCTTACTACGCAATTAGATGCAAGCCGCTATTTTGCGTTGGAAAGAAATATTGTCACTTACAAACAAATCGAGGAGGAATTTAGAAAGGGAAAAATAAAATTGGCTATCGTTTTTCCGCAACATTTTGGTGAAGACCTTCAGCATTTCAATAAAGCACAAGTGCAAATAATTGCTGATGCCGCCGATCCAAACACGGGCAACCAGCTCACTAATTATGCTACAGCAATTATCAATGATTATCAGAACCGGATCACAAATGATAGAAAGCTTCCATATACTATCAATACAGAAATGCGGATGCTTTACAATCCCCAATTAAAAGGCGCATTCAATTTTGTGCCTGGTGTTATGGCGATGGTATTATTGTTGGTATGTACGATGATGACAGCGATCACCATTGTAAAAGAAAAAGAAATGGGCACAATGGAAGTAATGCTTGTATCGCCGATGCGTCCACAATTGGTAGTGATTGCAAAAGCAGTTCCTTATTTATTATTATCTACCATCAATATCGCGACTATATTATTATTAAGTGTGTTTGCTCTTGAACTCCCGATCAATGGAAGCATAGGGTTACTCGCATTTGAAAGTATTTTATTCACATTAGTATCATTGTCACTTGGCTTATTAATTTCAGCGAGGGCCGCATCGCAACAAACAGCTATGTTCATTTCATTGGTTGCATTATTCCTTCCGACAATTATGCTCAGCGGTTTTATGTTCCCGGTGGAAAATATGCCATTGCCTTTACGAATTATTTCGAATATCGTTCCCGCAAAATGGTTTTACATAATTGTGAAATCAGTGATGATAAAAGGGCTTAGCATAGCCGGTGTCTGGAAAGAAACACTGATACTTGCGGGCATGATGACATTCTTTTTAACAATGGCTATTAAACGATTTAAAATAAGATTAGCATGA
- a CDS encoding ABC transporter ATP-binding protein, giving the protein MQSVVVENIIKTYGKKKEVAALSDVSFDVQQGELYGIIGPDGAGKTSLFRILTTLLLADSGKATVDGFDVIKDFKVIRKRVGYMPGKFSLYPDLSVEENLNFFATIFNTTIEENYDLIKDIYVQIEPFKKRKAGKLSGGMKQKLALSCALIHRPSVLFLDEPTTGVDAVSRKEFWEMLKGLKKQGITILVSTPYMDEASLCDKVALIQTGKILSISTPQGIVDSFSKPLWAVKSTKMLQLLNELLQKDFVEDVYPFGEFHHVVMKDRSGEPLLRQFIAEHNNENAVLQPAQPDIEDCFIALMKN; this is encoded by the coding sequence ATGCAATCAGTCGTTGTAGAAAATATCATTAAGACCTACGGCAAGAAAAAAGAGGTAGCTGCATTAAGTGATGTTTCTTTTGATGTGCAACAAGGAGAGTTATATGGCATCATCGGTCCAGATGGAGCAGGGAAGACTTCTTTGTTCAGGATACTTACAACATTATTGCTGGCTGATAGCGGAAAAGCAACTGTAGACGGCTTTGATGTAATAAAAGATTTTAAAGTAATAAGAAAAAGAGTTGGATATATGCCAGGAAAGTTTTCACTGTATCCTGATTTATCAGTGGAAGAAAATCTCAACTTCTTTGCAACGATATTCAATACAACTATCGAAGAAAATTACGACCTGATAAAAGATATCTATGTACAGATCGAGCCATTTAAAAAACGTAAAGCTGGGAAACTCTCCGGGGGGATGAAACAAAAACTGGCATTGAGCTGTGCATTGATACACCGTCCTTCTGTTTTGTTTTTGGATGAACCTACAACAGGCGTAGATGCAGTAAGCCGTAAAGAATTCTGGGAAATGTTGAAGGGTTTAAAGAAACAAGGAATCACCATTCTCGTTTCTACACCTTATATGGACGAAGCAAGTTTATGTGATAAGGTTGCATTGATTCAAACAGGAAAAATTCTTTCGATTAGTACCCCGCAGGGTATAGTTGATAGTTTTTCAAAACCATTATGGGCGGTGAAATCAACAAAGATGCTTCAACTATTAAATGAGTTACTGCAAAAAGATTTTGTAGAAGATGTTTATCCTTTTGGCGAGTTTCATCATGTGGTGATGAAAGATAGGTCCGGTGAACCATTGCTTCGTCAATTTATTGCAGAGCATAATAATGAAAATGCAGTTTTGCAGCCGGCTCAACCAGATATAGAAGATTGTTTTATTGCATTAATGAAAAATTAA
- the infA gene encoding translation initiation factor IF-1, giving the protein MSKQALIKQDGVIIEALSNAMFKVKLENGHEILATISGKMRMNYIRILPGDKVGVEMSPYDLTRGRIIFRYK; this is encoded by the coding sequence ATGTCGAAACAGGCCTTAATCAAGCAGGATGGAGTAATAATTGAAGCACTTTCAAACGCTATGTTTAAAGTGAAGCTTGAAAATGGTCATGAAATACTGGCAACTATTTCCGGGAAAATGAGAATGAACTATATACGCATTCTTCCGGGTGATAAAGTGGGAGTGGAAATGAGCCCGTATGATTTGACAAGGGGAAGAATAATATTCAGGTACAAGTAA
- a CDS encoding NmrA/HSCARG family protein has translation MAAKKIITVFGATGAQGGGLVRAICADPNSEFTARAVTRDVNSDKAKELAKLGAEVVYGDLSDSASVHKALKGAYGAFFVTFFWAHFNPEQEKAEAAVFAKAAKEEGIKHAIWSTLEDTRELVPLHDDRMPTLKEMYKVPHFDAKGESNKFFKEAGVPTTFFHVSFYWDNFIFFGAGPKRGPDGKLALTLPIGDAKMAGIATDDIGKCAYGVFKNPDAHTNEDVGIAGEHLTGQQMADALSKALGEPVIYNKIPAEVYRSFGFPGADDLGNMFQIYDEFEEKLNDLRDVKETRELNPELMNFDQWLSKNAKKIPLD, from the coding sequence ATGGCAGCTAAAAAAATTATTACAGTATTTGGCGCTACCGGAGCACAGGGTGGCGGGTTGGTTCGTGCAATTTGTGCAGATCCAAATTCAGAGTTTACAGCCCGTGCTGTAACAAGGGATGTTAATTCAGATAAAGCAAAAGAGTTGGCAAAGCTAGGAGCAGAGGTTGTGTATGGTGATCTTAGCGATTCAGCATCTGTACACAAAGCATTGAAAGGAGCTTATGGTGCTTTCTTCGTTACATTCTTCTGGGCGCATTTTAATCCTGAACAAGAAAAAGCAGAAGCTGCTGTTTTTGCAAAAGCTGCTAAAGAAGAAGGAATAAAACATGCGATCTGGTCAACATTGGAAGATACACGTGAGCTGGTGCCGCTGCACGATGACCGCATGCCTACACTTAAAGAAATGTATAAAGTGCCGCATTTTGATGCAAAGGGAGAATCAAATAAATTTTTTAAAGAAGCCGGCGTGCCGACTACTTTTTTTCATGTTTCTTTTTACTGGGACAATTTTATTTTCTTCGGTGCCGGTCCTAAAAGAGGCCCCGATGGAAAACTTGCACTCACTTTACCAATCGGTGATGCAAAGATGGCTGGAATAGCTACTGATGATATTGGAAAATGTGCTTATGGAGTTTTTAAAAACCCGGATGCGCATACAAACGAGGATGTCGGTATTGCTGGGGAGCACCTGACTGGTCAGCAAATGGCAGATGCATTAAGCAAGGCATTGGGTGAACCTGTTATTTATAATAAAATACCTGCTGAAGTTTATCGCAGCTTTGGTTTTCCGGGTGCCGATGACCTTGGCAATATGTTCCAGATATATGATGAGTTTGAAGAAAAGTTAAATGACCTGCGTGATGTAAAAGAAACGAGAGAATTAAATCCGGAACTGATGAATTTTGACCAATGGCTTTCTAAGAATGCCAAAAAGATACCACTTGATTGA
- a CDS encoding HlyD family efflux transporter periplasmic adaptor subunit: protein MKKLFFTATAGIALIIAGCNGNGNGFDASGTFEADEVIVSSELSGKILSFNVKEGMQLSKDSIIGTVDATNISLQLEQVEASINALSEKTSDVTPQVQLLQNQLAVQQSQLDNMLHEKTRIENLLKADAATGKQLDDINAQIDVVKKSMSVTQQQINVQKNNIATQNRSILSETEPLNKRIAQLKDQEQRANIVNPTTGTVISKYAEAGEVTSAGKALYKIADLSELNLRAYVTGVQLPTIKLGQQVKVMIDEGAKKYKEYNGTIIWISDKAEFTPKTIQTKEERANLVYAIKVRVKNDGFLKIGMYGEVKLK from the coding sequence ATGAAGAAATTATTTTTTACAGCAACAGCCGGGATCGCTTTAATAATTGCAGGCTGTAATGGAAATGGAAACGGATTTGATGCTTCGGGTACATTTGAAGCGGATGAAGTGATCGTTTCATCAGAATTATCAGGTAAGATCCTTTCATTTAATGTAAAAGAAGGAATGCAGTTAAGCAAAGACAGTATCATTGGAACAGTTGATGCCACAAATATTTCCTTGCAACTGGAACAGGTGGAAGCAAGTATTAACGCATTAAGCGAAAAAACCTCTGATGTAACTCCGCAAGTACAATTACTGCAAAACCAGCTTGCCGTACAGCAGTCCCAGTTGGATAATATGCTGCATGAAAAAACAAGGATTGAAAATCTTTTAAAAGCAGATGCTGCAACCGGTAAGCAACTCGATGACATCAATGCGCAGATCGATGTGGTGAAAAAAAGCATGAGTGTAACACAACAGCAGATAAATGTTCAAAAAAATAATATCGCTACGCAAAACCGAAGCATACTCAGCGAAACAGAGCCATTAAATAAAAGAATTGCACAATTGAAAGACCAGGAGCAAAGAGCAAATATTGTAAACCCAACTACCGGAACGGTAATAAGCAAATATGCTGAGGCAGGAGAAGTAACGTCAGCAGGCAAAGCTTTGTACAAGATCGCTGATTTATCAGAACTGAACCTGAGAGCTTATGTAACGGGAGTTCAGTTGCCAACTATCAAATTAGGCCAGCAAGTAAAGGTCATGATTGATGAAGGCGCAAAAAAATATAAAGAATACAACGGGACCATCATCTGGATTTCTGATAAAGCAGAGTTTACGCCTAAAACAATTCAGACAAAAGAAGAAAGGGCGAACCTTGTATATGCTATAAAAGTAAGAGTGAAGAATGACGGTTTTTTGAAAATAGGAATGTATGGCGAAGTAAAACTGAAGTAA
- a CDS encoding ABC transporter ATP-binding protein, with the protein MSNDKVITANNLTKKFGDFTAVDHISFDVHKGEIFGFLGANGAGKTTAMRMLCGLSLPTSGEATVAGFDIYKENEKIKKSIGYMSQKFSLYEDLTVKENMEFYGGIYQMTDKFIKQKTAFILDHLHLQKEANTLVKSLPLGWKQKLAFSVAIFHEPEIVFLDEPTGGVDPVTRREFWNMIYEGADKGITVFVTTHYMDEAEYCNRVSIMVDGRIEALDTPSQLKQTYNASTMDEVFLMLARKAVRAAD; encoded by the coding sequence ATGAGCAACGATAAAGTAATAACAGCAAATAACCTGACTAAGAAGTTTGGTGACTTCACTGCAGTCGATCACATCAGCTTTGATGTACACAAAGGAGAGATCTTTGGATTTCTTGGTGCCAATGGCGCTGGTAAAACAACTGCCATGCGAATGCTTTGTGGTCTTTCATTACCAACATCAGGTGAGGCAACTGTTGCAGGCTTTGACATATATAAAGAAAATGAAAAAATAAAAAAGAGCATTGGCTATATGAGTCAGAAATTTTCTTTGTATGAAGACCTGACAGTAAAAGAGAATATGGAATTCTATGGTGGCATTTATCAAATGACGGATAAGTTCATTAAACAAAAAACAGCTTTTATTCTTGATCATCTTCATTTGCAAAAGGAAGCGAATACATTAGTAAAATCTTTGCCATTAGGCTGGAAACAAAAACTTGCATTTTCAGTTGCTATATTTCATGAACCCGAAATTGTTTTTTTGGATGAGCCAACGGGCGGTGTTGATCCGGTAACAAGAAGAGAGTTCTGGAACATGATCTACGAAGGGGCAGATAAAGGAATAACCGTATTTGTTACGACACATTATATGGATGAAGCGGAATATTGTAATCGTGTAAGTATAATGGTAGATGGAAGAATAGAGGCACTGGATACACCATCTCAATTGAAGCAGACATATAATGCCTCAACTATGGATGAAGTGTTTTTAATGTTAGCAAGAAAAGCTGTAAGAGCAGCGGATTGA
- a CDS encoding TolC family protein yields the protein MKRLLTAIFFLPGLLNAQTGNLSLQKAYELAQQNYPLIKQRELIKQTSEYSVDNLGKGFLPQIFFSGQATYQSAVTEPNLPGIPPGVIVQILDKDQYKLLADVNQLIYDGGAIKQQKNMQGLSDEVEQQKIEVELYKIKERINQLFLGVLYLDEQLKQIDLIKTDLNNGIKRVEAQVNNGVAFKSNLNVLKAELLKTDQRAIELKASRKGYIDVLGLFINQQLPENTKLERPTTDGSALTNDIQRPELKLYSTQEKLLGSQFNLVDSRNRPKASLFFQGGYGRPALNLFKNDFDFFYTTGIRMSWSIGGLYTEKREKKILELNLKTIDIQKEVFLLNTNTQLKQQYSEVDKLQQLVRTDKEIIDLRLQIKDAAKAQLENGVINANDYLREVNAEDLARQSLITHQIQLLQAQINYQTISGKQ from the coding sequence ATGAAACGACTACTAACAGCGATCTTTTTTTTACCAGGATTGCTTAATGCACAGACAGGGAACCTGAGTTTGCAAAAAGCTTACGAGCTGGCTCAGCAGAATTATCCGTTGATCAAACAACGGGAGCTGATAAAACAAACTTCGGAATATTCAGTTGATAATCTTGGTAAGGGATTTCTCCCCCAAATATTTTTTAGCGGGCAGGCTACTTATCAATCTGCGGTCACAGAACCGAATTTACCAGGTATTCCCCCTGGAGTTATTGTACAGATCCTGGATAAAGATCAATACAAATTATTGGCTGATGTCAATCAACTGATCTATGATGGCGGTGCTATCAAACAACAAAAAAATATGCAGGGACTTTCTGATGAAGTTGAACAGCAGAAAATAGAAGTTGAATTGTATAAAATTAAAGAAAGGATCAATCAGCTTTTTCTTGGCGTATTGTATCTCGATGAACAATTGAAACAAATCGACCTGATAAAAACAGATCTGAATAACGGAATAAAAAGAGTAGAGGCCCAGGTAAATAATGGCGTTGCATTCAAATCCAATTTGAATGTATTAAAAGCAGAACTTCTCAAAACCGATCAGCGGGCCATTGAATTGAAAGCATCAAGAAAAGGATATATCGATGTATTGGGCTTGTTCATCAATCAACAATTACCAGAGAATACAAAACTCGAAAGACCCACTACTGACGGTTCAGCTCTTACAAACGATATACAAAGACCAGAGTTAAAATTATATTCTACGCAGGAGAAATTATTAGGAAGCCAGTTCAATTTAGTTGACTCCAGAAACAGACCAAAAGCAAGTTTGTTCTTCCAGGGTGGTTATGGTCGACCCGCTCTGAATCTTTTCAAAAATGATTTTGATTTCTTTTATACCACGGGAATCAGAATGAGCTGGTCAATTGGAGGACTATACACTGAAAAAAGAGAAAAGAAAATTTTAGAGCTGAATCTGAAAACAATTGACATCCAAAAGGAAGTTTTTTTGCTCAATACAAATACACAACTAAAACAGCAGTATTCTGAAGTAGATAAGTTGCAGCAGCTTGTTCGTACAGATAAGGAGATCATCGATCTGCGGTTACAAATAAAAGATGCGGCTAAAGCACAACTTGAAAATGGTGTGATCAACGCCAACGATTACCTGCGTGAAGTAAATGCGGAAGACCTGGCCAGGCAAAGTTTAATTACACACCAAATACAACTATTACAGGCGCAAATAAATTATCAAACAATTTCAGGAAAACAATAA
- the rpsM gene encoding 30S ribosomal protein S13 — translation MARIAGVDLPKQKRGEIGLTYIYGIGPATAKYILSKNSIDLNKKVNDWNDDELNAIRNTITEELKVEGALRSEVQMSIKRLLDIACYRGLRHRKGLPVRGQRTKTNSRTRKGKRKTVAGKKKAPKK, via the coding sequence ATGGCTCGTATCGCCGGTGTAGACTTACCCAAACAAAAAAGAGGAGAAATCGGACTTACCTATATATATGGTATTGGCCCGGCTACTGCTAAATACATTCTTAGTAAGAACAGTATTGATCTTAACAAGAAAGTAAACGACTGGAATGATGATGAATTGAATGCTATCCGTAACACTATCACTGAAGAACTGAAAGTGGAAGGTGCTCTGCGTAGTGAAGTTCAAATGAGCATTAAGCGTTTATTGGACATCGCCTGTTATCGTGGTCTCCGTCATCGTAAGGGATTACCGGTTCGTGGTCAAAGAACAAAAACCAATAGCCGTACAAGAAAAGGCAAGCGTAAAACAGTTGCCGGTAAAAAGAAGGCACCTAAGAAGTAA